In a genomic window of bacterium:
- a CDS encoding type II secretion system F family protein has translation MFGKIKERDLLVFTRQFATLVRAGVPIIRSLDSLRDQTLNPALRDIIQQIRNDVMGGMSLADAMARHPKVFSPLYVSMVRVAEATGNMGDVLNRIASFIDHEMTIKGRIKGALIYPALVLTVALAVLIVLFFFVMPTFKGIFSEMGAELPMITRIAMSFTDWLLHWWFAIPLVVLAIFLFYYVYRRIPSGRYQIDLLKLKLPLFGQLVQKMALSRFARTFSTLLGAGVPMLRALEIVRDVVGNSVFAAAVSALRENVRDGYKLSTPMANYDIFPSMVVQMVDTGEESGNLPDMVEQIAIFYDEEVDRSIKALLSLMEPVMIILLACVVGFIAFSIYLPLFKMATVIH, from the coding sequence TTGTTTGGGAAGATAAAGGAAAGGGATTTGCTTGTTTTCACCCGCCAATTTGCTACTCTTGTGCGTGCGGGTGTCCCAATCATCCGCAGCTTGGACTCGCTTCGAGACCAAACCCTTAATCCCGCGCTACGGGATATAATTCAACAAATAAGAAACGATGTTATGGGTGGAATGAGCCTTGCAGATGCTATGGCAAGGCATCCCAAGGTCTTTTCCCCCTTATATGTAAGCATGGTTAGGGTGGCGGAGGCTACGGGAAATATGGGGGATGTATTGAACAGAATAGCAAGCTTCATAGACCACGAGATGACGATAAAAGGGCGCATTAAAGGAGCTCTCATTTATCCTGCCTTGGTCTTAACCGTGGCTCTGGCGGTTTTAATCGTGCTTTTCTTCTTCGTTATGCCAACTTTCAAGGGCATATTCTCCGAAATGGGAGCAGAGCTACCAATGATTACCCGTATCGCTATGAGTTTCACGGATTGGCTCCTTCATTGGTGGTTCGCCATCCCTCTCGTGGTTTTGGCAATCTTCCTCTTTTATTATGTTTATCGGAGAATACCCTCGGGCAGATATCAAATAGACCTGTTGAAATTGAAGCTTCCCTTATTTGGACAGCTAGTTCAAAAAATGGCTCTTTCCCGCTTCGCCCGCACCTTCTCCACTCTCCTCGGTGCCGGCGTCCCTATGCTAAGGGCATTGGAAATAGTGAGAGATGTCGTGGGAAACAGCGTTTTCGCTGCCGCTGTTAGCGCCTTAAGGGAAAACGTTCGGGATGGTTACAAGCTATCCACCCCTATGGCTAACTACGACATTTTTCCATCTATGGTCGTGCAGATGGTTGATACGGGAGAGGAATCGGGAAATCTGCCCGATATGGTGGAGCAAATTGCTATCTTCTATGATGAGGAGGTTGATAGGTCAATAAAAGCCCTCCTATCCCTGATGGAACCGGTGATGATAATCTTACTCGCATGTGTCGTTGGTTTTATAGCTTTCTCCATTTACCTTCCCCTCTTCAAGATGGCAACTGTTATCCACTGA
- a CDS encoding type II/IV secretion system protein, whose protein sequence is MNRKSFEELLIEEGLISREKLEEILNEYRKTKNVLPFPDYLVSSGYITDKQKVQILAKQWGVPFVDLNQSPPTEDVVRLLPRDLAFRLTAIPLRLEGDGKLLVAMKNPLDVFAIDQMRLITGFDIEPLMAVGEEIEHFLKELYPPSFPVKETVERALATAKTLGMDTGISEEVEEVSPERLQQMAEEAPVVGLANLIVTQAIGERASDIHVEPQEDRVRVRYRIDGVLREALSLPKEIQPSLVSRFKIISGMDIAEKRLPQDGRFSLAFEGRTYDFRVSSYPSVFGEKIVMRILDKASILKGIDKLGMLPQTLERFEKIIRQPWGIILVTGPTGSGKSTTLYSVLNRLNTGEQNIVTLEDPVEYELPGITQAQVNYKAGFTFSEGLRSILRQDPDIIMVGEIRDRETALLATEAALTGHLVLSTLHTNDAPSAVTRLMDMGIEPFLIASTVIGVLAQRLVRIICPHCKEAYEVPVEVLRSIDVGGYEEKTYTFYRGKGCEKCRQTGYIGRTGIFEFMVVDDEIRDLILKRAPAHVIREAASKAGMKSLKEDAFEKVLLGITSWEELIRVVYTG, encoded by the coding sequence ATGAATAGGAAAAGCTTTGAGGAATTATTAATTGAGGAAGGCTTAATCAGCAGGGAAAAGCTGGAGGAGATTTTGAATGAATATCGCAAGACGAAAAATGTCCTCCCTTTTCCCGACTACCTTGTTAGCTCAGGTTATATAACTGATAAACAGAAAGTCCAGATTCTCGCTAAGCAATGGGGGGTGCCATTTGTGGACCTGAATCAATCCCCTCCAACCGAAGATGTTGTTCGCCTATTGCCCCGGGACCTCGCTTTTAGATTGACCGCCATACCCCTTCGCTTGGAGGGAGATGGGAAATTGTTAGTCGCAATGAAAAATCCCCTTGATGTCTTCGCTATAGACCAAATGAGACTGATTACAGGATTTGATATAGAGCCTTTAATGGCAGTTGGTGAGGAGATAGAACATTTTTTGAAGGAGCTTTACCCTCCCTCTTTTCCCGTGAAGGAAACGGTAGAGAGAGCGCTCGCCACGGCTAAAACCTTAGGTATGGATACCGGTATTTCCGAAGAAGTAGAAGAGGTTAGCCCTGAAAGGCTACAGCAAATGGCAGAGGAAGCTCCAGTGGTCGGATTAGCCAATCTGATTGTTACCCAAGCGATAGGTGAGAGAGCAAGCGATATCCATGTGGAACCTCAAGAGGATAGAGTTAGGGTAAGATATAGAATTGATGGCGTTCTGCGTGAGGCTCTGTCCCTGCCCAAGGAAATCCAACCATCCCTTGTCTCTCGCTTCAAAATTATCTCTGGAATGGATATCGCGGAGAAGAGATTGCCTCAAGACGGCAGATTTTCCCTTGCATTTGAAGGAAGAACCTACGATTTCCGAGTTTCCTCCTATCCCTCGGTATTCGGGGAGAAAATCGTGATGCGAATCCTTGATAAGGCGAGCATTTTAAAAGGGATAGATAAATTGGGGATGCTTCCCCAAACTTTGGAGAGGTTTGAGAAGATAATTCGCCAACCCTGGGGAATTATCTTGGTTACTGGCCCTACAGGCTCGGGTAAATCCACGACCCTTTATTCCGTCCTCAATCGCCTCAACACGGGAGAGCAGAATATAGTAACCTTGGAGGACCCAGTTGAATATGAGCTCCCCGGAATTACACAGGCACAAGTTAACTACAAGGCGGGCTTCACCTTCTCCGAGGGATTGCGTTCCATTCTCAGGCAAGACCCTGATATCATAATGGTCGGCGAGATAAGGGATAGAGAAACCGCTCTCTTGGCTACTGAAGCGGCTTTAACTGGTCATCTCGTATTGTCCACCCTCCACACCAACGATGCTCCCAGCGCTGTAACTCGCCTTATGGATATGGGAATAGAGCCCTTCCTTATAGCCTCAACCGTTATAGGGGTCTTGGCTCAGAGGTTGGTGCGGATAATTTGTCCCCATTGTAAGGAAGCTTACGAGGTTCCAGTGGAAGTTTTGCGGAGCATTGATGTTGGCGGATACGAGGAAAAAACCTATACTTTTTATAGGGGGAAAGGTTGCGAAAAATGCAGACAAACGGGTTATATCGGGCGCACAGGCATATTTGAATTTATGGTAGTTGACGATGAGATTAGAGATTTGATACTCAAAAGGGCTCCTGCTCACGTGATTAGGGAGGCAGCTTCAAAAGCGGGAATGAAAAGCTTAAAGGAGGACGCTTTTGAGAAAGTCCTCCTGGGAATTACGAGTTGGGAGGAGTTGATCAGAGTTGTCTATACAGGATGA
- a CDS encoding histidine triad nucleotide-binding protein — MERCVFCMIARGEVESKKVMETEELVAFHDLNPQAPFHILIVPKKHMASLDEAEEGDLNLLGKLLFAVKELAKKFHLDDGYRVVINTGSAGGQAIAHLHLHLLAGRHMSWPPG, encoded by the coding sequence ATGGAGCGATGTGTGTTTTGTATGATAGCCAGGGGAGAGGTTGAATCCAAAAAAGTGATGGAGACGGAGGAGCTCGTCGCTTTTCACGACCTCAACCCGCAGGCACCGTTTCACATTTTGATAGTACCGAAGAAGCATATGGCGAGTTTGGATGAAGCAGAGGAAGGGGATTTGAATCTTCTCGGCAAGTTGCTTTTCGCAGTGAAGGAATTAGCGAAGAAATTCCATCTGGATGACGGCTACAGGGTAGTGATAAACACGGGAAGCGCTGGCGGGCAGGCAATAGCCCACCTCCATCTACATCTCCTTGCGGGACGCCATATGTCGTGGCCGCCTGGCTAA
- the mtaB gene encoding tRNA (N(6)-L-threonylcarbamoyladenosine(37)-C(2))-methylthiotransferase MtaB, with protein MRRPSFSIFTLGCKVNQYESQQIAKELLKLGFEMLNDDGDIYILNSCAVTHHAERKARKIIYKGKRKGKKIIVTGCISPPMEENLGKDEQILLIPQERKTEIPKILIEIFTPQPSPLKEGVATKRAIGRKRAYVVVQTGCDNFCSYCIVPYLRGKPKSRNLQEVLQEIRQLLLFGYKEIVLCGIRLGKYGRDLEDSTSLSSLLREILNWEGDFRFRLSSIEPMDFDEELLHLVSHPKLCPHFHIPLQSGSDRILKLMGRSYTSSDFLTLVKEIRKRVPLVNITTDVIVGFPSESEEDFSQTLKVCEEVGFGKIHIFPFSPRPGTKAEKWDDVAWGIKKERARVLQALEARLSLLFRMNLIGEKLWILFQGKRGNLWQGISHNYVTCYSDEPPVEESCWCISEEVYENGIKVKLEKGGEENGAMCVLYDSQGRG; from the coding sequence ATGAGGAGACCTTCTTTTTCCATTTTCACGCTCGGGTGCAAAGTCAATCAATATGAAAGCCAGCAAATCGCAAAGGAGCTTCTAAAGCTCGGTTTTGAGATGCTAAATGATGACGGGGATATTTACATCCTCAATTCCTGCGCCGTTACTCATCACGCTGAAAGGAAGGCAAGAAAAATCATTTACAAAGGGAAAAGAAAGGGGAAGAAAATAATAGTGACGGGCTGCATATCCCCGCCAATGGAGGAAAATCTTGGAAAAGACGAACAAATCCTTCTCATCCCACAAGAAAGGAAAACGGAGATTCCCAAGATTTTAATAGAGATATTCACCCCTCAACCCAGTCCCTTGAAAGAGGGAGTAGCTACTAAAAGAGCTATAGGAAGAAAGAGGGCGTATGTCGTCGTTCAAACAGGATGTGATAATTTCTGTTCATATTGTATTGTTCCCTACTTGAGGGGAAAGCCTAAAAGCAGAAATCTCCAAGAGGTCCTACAGGAGATAAGACAACTCCTTCTATTTGGATACAAGGAGATAGTCCTCTGTGGGATAAGGCTTGGCAAATACGGGAGAGACCTTGAGGATTCTACCTCTCTTTCTTCGCTTTTGAGGGAAATCTTAAACTGGGAGGGAGATTTCCGCTTCAGGCTCAGCTCAATTGAGCCTATGGATTTTGATGAAGAACTCTTGCATCTCGTTTCCCATCCAAAGCTTTGCCCCCATTTTCACATCCCTCTTCAATCGGGCTCCGATAGAATCCTCAAGCTTATGGGACGCTCCTACACTTCCTCCGATTTCCTTACCCTTGTGAAGGAGATAAGGAAGAGAGTCCCCCTCGTCAATATCACTACAGATGTGATAGTGGGATTTCCCAGCGAGAGCGAAGAGGATTTTTCCCAGACCTTGAAGGTATGTGAGGAGGTTGGTTTCGGGAAAATCCATATATTCCCCTTTTCACCTCGTCCAGGGACGAAAGCGGAGAAGTGGGACGATGTCGCTTGGGGGATAAAGAAGGAAAGGGCAAGGGTCTTGCAAGCCCTTGAGGCAAGGCTTTCCCTCTTATTCAGAATGAACTTGATAGGTGAAAAACTTTGGATTCTCTTTCAAGGTAAAAGGGGAAATTTGTGGCAGGGCATTTCCCACAATTATGTTACTTGTTATTCGGATGAGCCACCTGTAGAAGAATCCTGCTGGTGCATTTCTGAAGAGGTGTATGAAAATGGAATCAAGGTGAAATTAGAGAAAGGAGGAGAAGAGAATGGAGCGATGTGTGTTTTGTATGATAGCCAGGGGAGAGGTTGA
- a CDS encoding type IV pilus twitching motility protein PilT, whose protein sequence is MSSVIIDDLLRLTVERKAADLHLTAGLPPMIRVDGVLHPLEFTPLTPQDTQRLIYDILTEEQITTFETQKELDFSYGVRGIGRFRVNVYRQRGAIAAAVRAIPDRIPSFEELRLPPVIQEVAEKTSGLVLVTGPTGSGKSTTLAAIVDYINQTRSCHIITIEQPIEYLHKHKNSMVNQREVGIDTSSFAAALRSALREDPDVIMVGEMRDLETTSIAITAAETGHLVLATLHTRNAPQSIDRIIDIFPPHQQDQVRTQLAESIEAIFSQRLLRKIGGGRIVAVEVMIATTAIRNLIREGKTYQIYGVMETSVGYGMKTLDMALAELYRDGYISLDQALAYAIDTANLERLIERRRY, encoded by the coding sequence ATATCCAGTGTAATAATAGATGACCTTTTAAGGTTAACAGTGGAGAGGAAGGCCGCCGATTTGCATCTCACTGCAGGTCTTCCTCCGATGATAAGGGTAGATGGCGTTCTCCATCCACTTGAGTTCACCCCCCTCACTCCTCAGGATACACAAAGGCTCATCTACGACATATTAACAGAGGAGCAAATAACCACTTTTGAAACCCAAAAAGAATTGGATTTCTCCTATGGAGTAAGGGGAATAGGAAGGTTCAGAGTTAATGTATACAGGCAGAGGGGAGCGATTGCAGCTGCTGTGCGAGCAATTCCCGACAGGATACCGTCCTTTGAGGAGTTGCGCCTTCCTCCCGTTATTCAAGAAGTTGCTGAAAAAACATCGGGTCTCGTTCTGGTGACCGGTCCTACTGGTTCGGGGAAATCAACAACCTTAGCTGCGATTGTTGATTATATAAACCAGACGAGAAGTTGCCATATTATCACAATTGAACAGCCTATTGAATATCTTCACAAGCATAAAAATTCCATGGTAAACCAAAGAGAAGTAGGTATAGACACAAGTTCCTTCGCCGCGGCTCTTCGCTCGGCACTGAGAGAAGACCCCGATGTAATAATGGTGGGTGAGATGAGGGATTTGGAAACGACATCCATAGCTATCACAGCAGCCGAGACGGGACATCTCGTCCTTGCCACATTACATACCAGAAACGCTCCACAATCCATTGACCGTATAATAGATATATTTCCTCCCCATCAACAGGACCAAGTGCGCACTCAGCTTGCCGAAAGCATTGAGGCTATATTCTCGCAGAGGCTATTGCGGAAAATAGGGGGAGGGAGAATAGTTGCGGTTGAGGTTATGATAGCTACGACAGCGATAAGGAATTTGATTAGAGAAGGGAAAACATACCAAATATATGGGGTTATGGAAACAAGCGTTGGCTATGGGATGAAGACATTGGATATGGCGCTTGCCGAGCTTTATAGAGATGGCTATATCAGCTTGGACCAAGCTCTCGCTTATGCTATAGACACTGCAAATTTGGAGAGATTGATTGAGAGGAGGAGGTATTAG
- a CDS encoding ATP-dependent 6-phosphofructokinase, with protein MPFAILCSGGDSPGMNACIEFAFKKAKEKGKELVGVIGGFDGLAKGNFLPLEGKVEGIERWGGTILRTSRGRYFASAEGRASLLKNIKENNIEGVIVLGGDGSMREGVPFLAELGIPTVGIPCTIDDDVPLTRSIGFDTACNKGIYLLDCIKDTALSLPERIFVLETLGGRTGHIALAVAYGGGADYVCVPEIELNWEEMIGKIGEKAKERGWALVVVAEGVGGNMVGERLEKKLGIRVRITAIGHSQRGGSPSFRDRFLARALSEEAIEALLEGGLAIMVGWWDEKVERIPIENIKEKKKEIDVERYRLVNG; from the coding sequence TTGCCGTTCGCTATCCTTTGTTCGGGTGGCGATTCGCCCGGAATGAACGCCTGCATAGAATTCGCATTTAAAAAAGCCAAAGAGAAAGGGAAAGAACTTGTCGGCGTTATTGGAGGATTTGACGGATTGGCAAAGGGAAATTTTCTCCCATTAGAGGGGAAAGTGGAGGGAATTGAAAGATGGGGAGGGACGATTTTGAGGACTTCCAGGGGGAGATATTTCGCCTCTGCTGAGGGAAGAGCTTCGCTTTTAAAAAACATCAAAGAAAACAACATAGAAGGAGTTATAGTTCTGGGTGGAGATGGGTCAATGAGAGAAGGGGTTCCCTTTCTCGCAGAGCTCGGCATTCCCACTGTGGGGATACCCTGCACGATAGATGACGATGTTCCTCTAACGAGAAGCATCGGCTTTGATACCGCTTGCAATAAAGGAATCTATCTTCTTGATTGCATCAAGGATACAGCCCTTTCCCTTCCAGAAAGGATATTCGTCTTGGAGACATTGGGAGGTCGCACTGGACATATAGCGCTTGCTGTTGCCTATGGAGGTGGAGCGGACTATGTCTGCGTGCCCGAGATCGAGTTGAATTGGGAAGAAATGATAGGGAAGATAGGGGAAAAGGCAAAGGAAAGGGGCTGGGCATTAGTTGTTGTTGCGGAGGGGGTGGGTGGGAATATGGTCGGTGAAAGATTGGAGAAGAAATTGGGGATAAGGGTGCGGATTACTGCGATTGGGCACTCCCAAAGGGGAGGAAGCCCGTCGTTTAGGGATAGGTTCTTGGCAAGGGCTTTATCAGAGGAAGCGATAGAAGCCCTTTTAGAAGGCGGATTAGCCATTATGGTTGGATGGTGGGATGAGAAAGTTGAGAGAATCCCGATAGAGAATATAAAGGAGAAGAAAAAGGAAATAGATGTGGAGAGATATCGGCTCGTTAATGGTTGA
- a CDS encoding slipin family protein — MLQAIIWAVIILLIIILPQAIRVVREYERGVIFRLGRLIGAKGPGLFFLIPIVDKMVKIDLRVVTLDVPRQEMMTRDNVPVTVDAVVYFRVVNPEDAVCKVENYMRATSLISQTTLRSVVGQSELDDLLAHRDKINQQLQSIIDEQTEPWGIKVTTVEVRDVILPEGMRRAMARQAETERERRAKIINAEGEFQAAQRLSEAAAILSQNPASIQLRFLQTLSDIASEHTATVVMPIPIDLLTPFLKRGSEEEKS, encoded by the coding sequence ATGTTGCAGGCTATCATTTGGGCTGTAATCATCCTGCTCATCATCATTCTACCGCAAGCGATAAGGGTAGTGAGGGAGTACGAAAGAGGTGTCATCTTTAGATTGGGAAGGTTGATAGGAGCGAAGGGTCCGGGTCTCTTTTTCCTCATCCCGATAGTGGATAAGATGGTGAAGATAGACCTTAGAGTAGTAACCCTTGATGTTCCGCGGCAGGAAATGATGACGAGGGACAATGTCCCTGTTACGGTTGATGCGGTTGTCTACTTCAGGGTCGTAAATCCCGAGGATGCGGTGTGCAAGGTGGAGAATTATATGAGGGCTACTTCCCTGATTTCTCAGACAACCTTGCGGAGCGTGGTGGGGCAATCTGAGTTAGACGACCTCCTCGCTCACAGAGATAAAATCAACCAGCAGCTTCAGTCCATCATAGATGAGCAAACCGAGCCATGGGGAATCAAGGTTACAACTGTGGAAGTAAGAGATGTCATATTGCCTGAAGGTATGAGGAGAGCAATGGCAAGGCAGGCAGAAACGGAAAGAGAGAGAAGGGCGAAGATAATCAACGCGGAAGGAGAGTTTCAAGCTGCTCAGAGGTTGAGCGAGGCGGCAGCGATATTGAGCCAGAACCCCGCTTCAATTCAGCTTCGTTTCCTTCAAACACTGTCAGATATAGCCTCCGAACACACCGCCACGGTCGTTATGCCCATCCCTATAGACCTGCTCACTCCTTTCCTTAAAAGGGGTAGCGAAGAGGAAAAGAGTTGA
- a CDS encoding Gfo/Idh/MocA family oxidoreductase, translating into MRVNVGIIGVGGIAQVHLLAYTQNSNIEEIYIADENEHAVRYAQDNYPKIRKAYKDYREMIEEAPIQFVDICTPHYLHHPMAIHSLKAGKDVVCEKPIAMNLKEADEMIETARETGHRLFISMNQRFMPYHKRAKKIIDEGTIGRPFMAVFNIMGNEFIRMNDPNHWKGSWDKAGGGAMIDTGYHAIYTMLHFFGRPKAVAAVAKRLVVVPENKGDDNTVAILEFDKKVLGTIAISYTVLSEAWQETRHIYGTEGSIHIKDDVKEPLILIKDNKPNVIDVGPMGSHPHILSVKLALDHFIDCLLKDKEPEVKPEEAREALEVCLAIYEASRKGEKVYLEEKFSV; encoded by the coding sequence ATGAGGGTTAATGTCGGAATCATCGGAGTTGGAGGAATCGCTCAGGTCCATCTATTAGCTTATACCCAAAACTCAAACATAGAAGAGATATATATCGCTGATGAAAACGAACACGCAGTCCGCTATGCTCAAGACAATTATCCAAAAATAAGGAAAGCTTATAAAGATTATAGAGAAATGATTGAAGAGGCTCCCATCCAATTTGTTGATATCTGCACCCCTCATTATCTTCATCATCCGATGGCAATCCACTCGCTGAAAGCTGGAAAGGATGTAGTGTGTGAGAAACCCATAGCGATGAACTTGAAAGAAGCAGATGAGATGATAGAAACGGCGAGAGAGACCGGACACCGGTTATTTATCTCAATGAATCAGAGGTTTATGCCATATCACAAGAGGGCGAAAAAAATAATTGACGAAGGGACAATTGGCAGACCTTTTATGGCTGTTTTCAACATAATGGGAAACGAATTTATCAGAATGAACGACCCAAACCATTGGAAAGGGAGCTGGGATAAAGCGGGAGGAGGAGCGATGATTGACACGGGTTATCACGCCATCTATACGATGTTACATTTCTTCGGCAGGCCGAAAGCTGTAGCCGCCGTCGCGAAAAGATTAGTGGTTGTGCCGGAGAACAAAGGGGATGACAATACGGTGGCAATTTTGGAGTTCGATAAGAAGGTTCTGGGGACGATAGCCATCTCTTACACGGTGTTATCCGAGGCTTGGCAGGAAACAAGGCATATCTATGGAACGGAAGGCTCTATTCATATAAAGGATGATGTTAAAGAACCACTTATATTAATTAAAGATAACAAACCAAATGTTATAGATGTAGGACCAATGGGCTCCCATCCTCACATCTTGAGCGTGAAGCTGGCACTTGACCATTTCATTGACTGTCTGCTAAAAGATAAAGAGCCAGAAGTCAAGCCAGAGGAAGCAAGAGAGGCATTGGAAGTTTGCCTTGCAATCTATGAGGCTTCAAGGAAAGGAGAAAAGGTGTATCTTGAAGAAAAGTTTAGTGTATAA
- a CDS encoding ZIP family metal transporter: protein MLLPFLYGLIACIGSVSGSLIAMKGGANESFLKKLTALSGGMLISAAFLRILPESFHLHRTAGALSLLLFFIFLFALEDFMMIHSCPEFSEHCLSHNIGSLAFLGLSIHSLVDGIAVGSTFRFSPSLGLTASFAVIFHKLGDGLALSSLLLTAGETRRKTILSSIAIAIATLLGAVISYSLIGSSPPPILLSSLLGISGASFIYVSTSDLLPELHREREWSLLIFLILGFLFILFLTTVFPSD from the coding sequence ATGCTTTTGCCATTCCTCTACGGACTAATCGCTTGCATCGGGAGCGTGAGTGGCTCTCTTATCGCTATGAAGGGCGGAGCAAATGAATCTTTCCTCAAAAAATTAACCGCCCTCAGCGGAGGGATGCTCATCTCCGCAGCCTTCCTTCGCATTCTTCCTGAATCCTTCCATCTTCACAGGACAGCTGGTGCGCTTTCCCTGCTTCTTTTCTTTATATTTCTTTTTGCCCTTGAGGATTTTATGATGATTCATTCATGTCCCGAATTCAGCGAGCACTGTCTTAGCCATAACATTGGCAGTCTCGCTTTCTTGGGCTTGTCCATTCATAGCTTGGTGGACGGCATAGCGGTCGGCTCCACTTTCCGCTTTTCGCCTTCCCTCGGTCTAACCGCCTCATTCGCTGTCATCTTCCACAAGTTAGGAGACGGTTTGGCGCTCTCTTCCCTCTTACTGACGGCGGGAGAGACGAGAAGGAAAACCATTCTATCCTCCATCGCTATTGCCATCGCGACGCTTTTGGGCGCTGTTATATCATATTCCCTTATAGGCTCATCTCCTCCTCCAATTCTCCTCTCCTCACTTTTAGGCATTTCTGGGGCTTCTTTCATATATGTATCAACCTCTGACCTCCTTCCTGAACTTCACAGGGAAAGGGAATGGTCTCTTTTGATTTTCCTCATCCTGGGTTTCCTTTTCATATTGTTCCTCACCACGGTCTTCCCATCTGATTGA
- a CDS encoding nodulation protein NfeD: MRRSLFLLLSLLGILAFPQSPIYLLKIDGAITPPMSKYIIRGIDEAIANNAQAVIMEMDTPGGLDKSMREVIQKELSSYIPIIVFVSPPGARAASAGAYIAIAADIVAMAPGTNIGAATPVQLGGMPEGQTSTTMEKKIVNDAAAFMQSLAQKKGRNVQWAEDAVRKARSSSAEEALKLGVIDLIANDLQDLLNKLDGREVIKNGEKFVLKTKGAPISKQNMNWRERLLLLLTDPNFAYLLLLLATYGIIFELSNPGAILPGVVGAIALILALYSLAILPINWAGLALMVLGIGFLLAEVKAPTHGLLGIGGAISFLIGSIMLFENVGYRKLSLGLILSMTILTTLFFLFVVAAGIKAQFRAKAVGREAIVGSIAEARSDLNPNGLVFLEGELWRAESTEGFIEKGSKVRVVAMRGLTLQVKKEKEV, encoded by the coding sequence ATGAGAAGGTCATTGTTTCTATTACTTAGCCTTTTGGGGATTTTAGCCTTTCCCCAGTCGCCAATCTATCTTCTCAAGATAGACGGCGCGATTACTCCTCCGATGAGCAAATATATAATAAGGGGGATTGACGAAGCGATAGCCAATAATGCTCAAGCGGTGATTATGGAGATGGATACGCCCGGCGGTTTAGATAAGAGCATGAGGGAGGTAATCCAGAAGGAGCTCTCCTCCTACATCCCCATTATCGTCTTTGTTTCCCCACCGGGAGCAAGGGCAGCTTCAGCGGGAGCCTATATAGCTATAGCTGCGGATATAGTAGCTATGGCTCCTGGTACGAACATCGGAGCCGCCACTCCCGTGCAGTTAGGAGGAATGCCTGAAGGGCAAACAAGCACAACTATGGAGAAGAAGATTGTGAATGACGCAGCTGCCTTTATGCAGTCGCTCGCCCAGAAAAAGGGGAGAAATGTGCAATGGGCTGAGGATGCCGTGCGCAAGGCACGCTCCTCTTCAGCGGAGGAAGCGCTGAAGCTGGGGGTAATTGACCTTATAGCAAACGACTTACAAGACCTCCTCAATAAGCTGGACGGACGCGAGGTAATAAAAAACGGGGAAAAATTCGTCCTCAAGACGAAAGGAGCTCCTATCTCAAAACAGAATATGAATTGGAGGGAGAGACTTCTCCTCCTTCTCACCGACCCAAACTTCGCCTATCTCCTTCTTCTCTTGGCGACTTATGGAATAATATTTGAACTCTCCAATCCAGGAGCGATTCTCCCGGGAGTGGTGGGAGCAATAGCTCTCATACTTGCCCTTTATTCACTCGCTATCCTCCCTATCAATTGGGCAGGTTTAGCCCTTATGGTTCTTGGTATAGGTTTTCTGTTAGCGGAGGTTAAGGCGCCCACTCATGGTCTTTTAGGGATAGGGGGAGCCATCTCCTTTCTAATTGGCTCCATTATGCTTTTTGAAAATGTCGGCTATCGCAAGCTTTCCCTCGGCTTAATCCTCTCTATGACGATACTCACCACTCTCTTCTTCCTCTTCGTAGTTGCTGCTGGGATAAAGGCACAATTCCGGGCAAAGGCAGTGGGTAGGGAAGCGATTGTAGGTAGTATAGCAGAGGCGAGAAGCGACCTCAACCCAAATGGGTTGGTCTTTTTGGAAGGGGAACTTTGGCGGGCGGAGAGCACAGAGGGATTCATTGAAAAAGGAAGCAAAGTTAGAGTTGTGGCTATGAGGGGTTTAACCCTTCAAGTTAAAAAAGAAAAGGAGGTATGA